A window of Pirellula sp. SH-Sr6A contains these coding sequences:
- a CDS encoding HEAT repeat domain-containing protein produces the protein MFRESRPNCIGTSRTIPTAALLIAVFSSVSPVLGQFQIPGLKRPTSAPAASSPAGQVNVPPSPNGKTEREPIWAANSNGRGEAYFRKELDLPTIERAHIEFEASQTCEIYLNGLRIGSAKTPGQREKVDVTATARPGKNIIAIRASHRVPSQPSLSFAFFFKPVNQKWRIVVSDSQWKATGSASQGWQQLRYDDSKWPLALSRYEETDSEIAANSMVDSVSADSNSISKAAPQPFAPADDAKTATSKSPPIKASLADYDSSKGPPPPERFTTKPGFVVKEVFGNKEVGSIVAMTFNEFGHIIASQEGGPLLLLYDSNKDGSYDKTRVYCELVKNIQGVLALNGDVYVTGDGSEGSGLYRLIDSDRNGELEKAELLTAFKGVAGEHGPHQMTFGPDGSIYLVVGNHSQLDAPWPEESTYTKPYEGDLVQPRFEDPGGHAEGVKAPGGTVLRYDLLAKKTTIVAGGLRNAYDLAFHPYGGLYVHDSDMEADIGAVWHRDTSLFRVVEGGEYGWRSGWANWPEYYLDRLPSLASSGRGSPTGMAFYNHFKYPSRFHRALFLADWSEGRILLYNVEQDSSKAKMEEFVSGTPMNVTDLEVGPDGWLYFCTGGRGTDGGIYCVQWNGEVPRQVTDLGEGITKAVRIPQLHSAFGRQAAALTKKEIGDEWGELVAGVAYSSDNPARYRIQALDLMQMLGPVPTPEMLIELSNSTSEPFRARCVQLLGLHSDSTVAERLVELLADPSTMVRQAACESILRIGVICDPAALMKMLQSENRDERFLARRVLALVPSSDWKDEFLASASNRLVINAALVLISTQPSKENADAVFDALSRASEGFVSDADFVDLLRVMQVALHRSKLDKSSLTKWAGFVEREFPAGNGTINAELIRLGTYLQCDLVAPAIKYLQTDTSMPERVLIAMHLPMMKHEWTSKERMALLQFLESAQKIDGGGSYQLYVMRTSHSLSEFLTEEESLRILSLGEQYPNAALAALLKLPSELDAATIDQLVKLDSQIDRGGLEEDVFKRLKTGITAILSGQTSEVAQEHLRDRWRKSPDRRATIALAMAQKPDEKNWDYLVRSIGILDLFAIPDVCAALVKIDVATDESDAIRQAILQGCRLAEAGQSTKPIVDLLQYWTGEQIIASADKPADAMSNWQRWYEVHYPDKPPAALPGETERPRWSMEFLEQFLSGDQGKAGAIDNGALVFNKAQCSSCHKMNGKGKGFGPDLSSISKRFTKSEFLESTLYPSHVISDQYATKKVLTTSGEVHVGILVKTPNGYLVRVNQDKEVSVNESEVEEILPSKVSVMPSGLLDNLTPSEIRDLLCFLGYVPTIQVAEEKPAALRR, from the coding sequence ATGTTCAGAGAATCACGACCAAACTGTATCGGGACGTCGCGAACGATCCCAACTGCGGCGCTCTTGATAGCGGTGTTTTCATCGGTCTCTCCGGTCCTCGGCCAATTTCAGATACCGGGACTCAAGCGCCCGACCTCTGCGCCGGCGGCTTCTAGCCCTGCTGGTCAGGTCAATGTCCCGCCATCGCCGAACGGTAAAACCGAGCGAGAGCCGATTTGGGCAGCCAATTCGAACGGTCGAGGGGAGGCTTATTTTCGAAAGGAATTGGATCTTCCTACCATTGAGCGTGCACATATCGAGTTCGAAGCGTCTCAGACTTGCGAGATATACCTCAATGGACTTCGCATCGGATCGGCGAAGACGCCAGGACAGCGGGAGAAGGTTGATGTCACTGCGACCGCTCGTCCGGGGAAGAACATTATCGCGATCCGAGCCAGTCACCGAGTTCCGTCCCAGCCCTCGCTTTCGTTCGCATTCTTCTTCAAACCCGTCAATCAAAAATGGCGAATTGTAGTCAGCGATTCCCAGTGGAAAGCGACCGGTTCCGCTTCGCAGGGGTGGCAGCAGCTTCGCTACGATGATTCGAAATGGCCGCTCGCGCTCTCTCGCTATGAGGAGACGGACTCGGAAATCGCTGCCAATTCGATGGTAGATTCCGTGTCTGCTGATTCGAATTCCATCTCCAAAGCGGCCCCCCAACCTTTCGCCCCCGCGGATGACGCGAAGACTGCGACGAGCAAATCGCCTCCGATCAAGGCTTCATTGGCGGATTACGATTCGTCGAAAGGGCCTCCTCCTCCCGAGCGTTTCACTACCAAGCCTGGATTCGTTGTGAAAGAGGTTTTTGGAAACAAGGAGGTAGGTTCGATTGTTGCGATGACGTTCAATGAGTTCGGCCATATCATCGCCTCGCAAGAAGGTGGTCCTCTGCTGTTACTTTACGACTCGAACAAAGATGGATCCTACGACAAAACCAGGGTCTATTGCGAGTTGGTGAAGAACATCCAAGGAGTTTTGGCGCTGAATGGTGATGTCTACGTCACGGGAGATGGCTCCGAGGGCTCTGGGTTATACAGATTGATCGACAGCGATCGGAACGGAGAACTGGAGAAGGCGGAATTGTTGACTGCTTTCAAAGGTGTTGCCGGGGAGCATGGTCCTCATCAAATGACGTTCGGACCGGACGGATCGATATACCTCGTCGTTGGAAACCACTCACAACTCGATGCACCTTGGCCAGAGGAAAGCACCTACACCAAGCCCTACGAGGGGGATTTGGTGCAACCTCGGTTCGAGGATCCAGGTGGGCACGCCGAGGGAGTGAAGGCTCCCGGCGGTACGGTGTTGCGGTACGATCTTCTCGCGAAGAAAACGACGATCGTCGCAGGTGGTTTGCGCAATGCTTACGATTTGGCATTTCATCCGTACGGGGGACTCTATGTCCACGATTCCGACATGGAAGCCGATATCGGTGCCGTTTGGCACCGGGACACCAGTCTCTTTCGCGTCGTCGAAGGAGGAGAATATGGTTGGCGAAGTGGGTGGGCCAATTGGCCTGAATATTATCTGGACCGTTTGCCATCCCTTGCCTCGTCCGGACGCGGTTCGCCGACCGGAATGGCTTTCTACAACCACTTTAAATACCCAAGTCGATTTCACCGAGCGTTGTTCTTAGCGGATTGGTCGGAAGGACGAATTCTGCTGTACAACGTCGAACAAGACTCAAGCAAAGCCAAGATGGAGGAGTTCGTATCGGGAACCCCGATGAACGTAACCGATCTTGAAGTCGGACCGGATGGTTGGCTTTATTTCTGTACGGGAGGTCGGGGGACCGACGGTGGTATTTACTGTGTGCAATGGAATGGCGAGGTGCCACGCCAAGTGACCGATTTGGGTGAAGGGATCACCAAAGCGGTTCGCATCCCTCAACTCCATTCTGCATTCGGTCGGCAAGCGGCCGCGTTGACGAAAAAGGAGATTGGAGACGAGTGGGGGGAATTGGTCGCGGGAGTAGCCTACAGCAGCGACAATCCGGCTCGTTACCGAATTCAAGCACTTGATTTGATGCAAATGCTAGGGCCCGTGCCTACGCCGGAGATGTTGATCGAACTGAGCAATTCGACGAGCGAACCCTTTCGAGCAAGATGTGTGCAATTGCTGGGGCTCCACTCGGATAGTACCGTCGCGGAACGACTCGTCGAATTGCTGGCCGATCCATCCACTATGGTACGGCAGGCGGCCTGCGAATCGATACTTCGAATTGGTGTCATTTGCGACCCCGCCGCATTGATGAAGATGTTGCAAAGCGAGAACCGAGACGAGCGATTTCTCGCGCGTCGAGTCCTCGCGCTGGTGCCTAGTTCGGATTGGAAGGATGAGTTCTTGGCGAGCGCCTCCAACCGACTTGTTATCAATGCTGCTCTCGTCTTGATCTCCACCCAACCGTCGAAAGAGAACGCTGATGCTGTATTCGATGCGTTGAGTCGAGCGAGCGAAGGGTTCGTGAGCGACGCGGACTTTGTGGATTTGCTTCGCGTCATGCAGGTGGCATTGCATCGATCCAAACTGGACAAGAGTTCGTTGACGAAGTGGGCTGGGTTTGTAGAACGGGAATTCCCTGCTGGCAACGGAACCATCAACGCGGAATTGATTCGTCTTGGAACCTACTTGCAATGCGATCTGGTCGCACCAGCCATCAAATATCTGCAGACCGATACCAGCATGCCGGAAAGAGTGCTCATTGCGATGCATCTTCCGATGATGAAGCATGAGTGGACGTCCAAAGAGCGTATGGCCTTGCTTCAGTTCTTGGAGTCTGCCCAAAAAATCGATGGAGGCGGTTCCTATCAACTGTATGTAATGAGGACGTCTCACTCGCTGTCGGAGTTCCTAACAGAAGAGGAATCGCTACGAATCCTCAGCTTAGGAGAACAGTATCCCAACGCAGCACTTGCTGCCCTACTGAAATTGCCGTCGGAGTTGGACGCGGCCACGATCGATCAACTTGTAAAGTTGGATTCTCAGATCGATCGAGGAGGACTCGAGGAGGATGTGTTCAAGCGATTGAAGACTGGAATAACTGCGATTCTCTCCGGGCAAACGAGCGAAGTAGCACAAGAGCATCTTCGCGATCGCTGGAGAAAGAGTCCTGATCGCCGTGCCACGATCGCTCTAGCGATGGCGCAAAAGCCCGATGAGAAGAACTGGGATTACTTGGTGCGGAGCATTGGGATCTTGGATCTCTTCGCTATTCCTGATGTCTGCGCAGCGCTGGTAAAAATCGATGTCGCAACCGACGAGTCCGATGCGATTCGACAAGCGATCTTGCAAGGTTGTCGATTAGCCGAGGCAGGTCAAAGTACCAAGCCCATCGTCGACCTACTCCAATATTGGACGGGCGAACAGATTATCGCTTCTGCCGACAAGCCCGCCGATGCCATGTCCAATTGGCAGCGTTGGTACGAAGTCCATTACCCGGACAAGCCTCCTGCAGCCTTGCCCGGTGAAACGGAACGGCCTCGTTGGTCCATGGAGTTCCTCGAGCAATTCTTGAGTGGCGACCAGGGCAAGGCCGGGGCGATCGATAACGGTGCGCTTGTCTTCAACAAAGCCCAATGCAGTTCCTGCCATAAGATGAATGGAAAAGGCAAAGGCTTTGGTCCTGATTTGAGCAGTATTTCCAAGCGGTTCACGAAGAGTGAATTCCTAGAATCGACGTTGTATCCATCCCATGTCATCAGCGATCAGTACGCGACAAAGAAGGTGCTCACGACGTCGGGTGAAGTACACGTTGGCATCCTGGTAAAGACGCCAAACGGTTATTTGGTCCGTGTTAATCAGGACAAAGAAGTGAGCGTGAATGAGTCGGAGGTCGAAGAAATCTTGCCTAGCAAGGTTTCGGTTATGCCCTCGGGACTGCTCGACAATTTGACGCCATCCGAAATTCGAGATCTCCTCTGCTTCCTCGGCTATGTGCCAACGATCCAGGTTGCAGAAGAGAAACCTGCGGCATTGAGACGTTAG
- a CDS encoding PQQ-binding-like beta-propeller repeat protein — MKRIFGLIAGLFASSCFQVQAEDWPHWMGPNRDNVWAVSNPPTSFPNAGLAPRWEAAVAGGYAGPAVVGSRVFVTDFVSDSNVKVDNFGRRSFSGTERVLCLDNANGKVNWKQEYPVTYTISYPAGPRCTPVVDGDRVYTLGAEGDLYCFDTATGKVVWNKNLKKTYNTDSPLWGYAAHPLVLGEFLYTLAGGDGSHVVCLNKMTGEEVWRSVTGKEQGYVPPSIIEAGGVKQLIVPSASAITSVDPTTGKEYWSFPYEASNGSIIMTPLTSGPYLFIGGYSRKNLLLKLDPQKPAASKVWQDVAKKAISPVNVQPMVIDGIVYGFDETGEMLAFEIESGKRLWETSKPVSPRPVQSGTAFLVRTEKNFILFNDSGELILANLSPKGYEELARTKIIEPTNNAFGRDVVWCAPAFANGSIYVRNDEKLLCIPLTNSASK, encoded by the coding sequence ATGAAACGAATCTTTGGATTGATTGCGGGACTTTTCGCTTCTTCGTGTTTCCAAGTGCAAGCCGAGGATTGGCCCCATTGGATGGGTCCGAATCGAGATAACGTTTGGGCGGTTTCGAATCCTCCCACTTCGTTCCCCAACGCAGGTCTCGCTCCGCGCTGGGAAGCAGCTGTTGCTGGTGGCTATGCGGGCCCAGCCGTCGTCGGTTCCAGGGTTTTTGTGACAGACTTTGTGTCCGATTCCAATGTGAAGGTGGATAACTTCGGTCGGCGATCCTTTTCTGGTACCGAGCGAGTCCTCTGCCTCGATAACGCAAACGGCAAGGTGAATTGGAAGCAGGAGTATCCTGTCACCTACACCATTTCCTATCCTGCAGGACCTCGATGCACACCGGTCGTCGATGGAGACCGCGTCTACACCTTGGGCGCCGAAGGGGACCTGTACTGTTTCGATACCGCGACCGGTAAAGTGGTCTGGAACAAGAATCTAAAGAAGACCTACAACACCGATTCCCCTCTTTGGGGATACGCCGCTCACCCCCTGGTACTAGGCGAATTCCTGTACACATTGGCGGGGGGAGATGGCTCGCATGTGGTCTGTTTGAACAAGATGACCGGAGAAGAGGTTTGGCGATCTGTCACGGGTAAAGAGCAGGGATATGTGCCACCCTCGATCATCGAGGCCGGTGGTGTGAAACAGCTAATTGTCCCGAGTGCCTCGGCGATCACGTCCGTGGATCCAACGACGGGGAAGGAATACTGGAGCTTCCCCTATGAGGCCAGCAATGGCTCCATCATTATGACTCCCCTTACCTCCGGTCCTTACTTGTTCATCGGCGGATATTCTCGCAAGAATCTTTTGCTGAAGCTCGACCCGCAAAAGCCCGCCGCAAGCAAAGTCTGGCAGGATGTGGCCAAGAAGGCGATTTCTCCAGTCAATGTGCAGCCGATGGTTATCGATGGGATCGTCTACGGATTTGATGAGACCGGCGAGATGCTCGCATTCGAAATCGAATCGGGAAAGAGGCTTTGGGAGACGAGCAAGCCGGTGAGCCCTCGTCCTGTGCAAAGCGGTACCGCCTTCCTCGTTCGCACGGAAAAGAACTTCATCCTCTTCAATGACTCCGGCGAACTCATTTTGGCGAACCTTTCCCCAAAAGGATACGAAGAGCTCGCACGTACGAAGATCATCGAACCGACGAACAACGCATTTGGAAGAGACGTCGTTTGGTGTGCACCCGCATTTGCCAATGGCTCCATCTATGTGCGCAACGATGAAAAGCTCCTCTGCATTCCGCTGACGAACTCCGCTAGCAAATAA